In one window of Nakamurella sp. PAMC28650 DNA:
- the yicI gene encoding alpha-xylosidase: MKFSDGYWQVRAGFSVQRPAEIAEITSDGTTLRALAPTTASTGRGWDLNLATATICFSSPMTDVIRVRIEHHAGALDPGPHFELPGASDSCVPTIEIDGTSASFTSGELTARISRGHPLRIDFAAGGRVLTSSLPRGIGLATDDGGRRHVFQQLSLGVGDLVYGLGERFGPVVKNGQSVEIWNADGGTASEQAYKNVPFFLTNAGYGVLVNHPERVSFEIGSEAVTRTQFSVPGEYLEYFVINGPSPKDILSRYTELTGRPPRVPNWSLGLWLSTSFTTSYDEATVCGLIDGMAQREIPLSVFHFDCYWMRAFRLCDFEWDPETFPEPEAMLARLKNRGLKICVWINPYIAQQSALFAEGLAGGYLVKRPDGSVWQWDMWQAGMALVDFTNPAASAWYTGHLGRLLDQGVDAFKTDFGERVPTDVVWHDGADPQRMHNYYAQLYQRAVFDLLRGRRGEGEAVVFARSATTGGQQFPVHWGGDSESTYVSMAETLRGGLSLACSGFGYWSHDIGGFEGTPDPEVFKRWLAFGLLSSHSRLHGSGSVRVPWAFGDEAVEVARKFTRLKLSLLPYLGRIITEAADLGHPVMRPMLLEFPHDRAVAHLDTQYMLGDALLVAPVFSGPGDVEYYLPEGVWTQLLTGDKVTGGRWVREKHAFDSLPLLVRPGTVLPIGARSDTTDYDLADAVALHLFELPDGFRSETTIGGSRFVVERRGRDVTASRVTGDLPWSVVVDGVVSVVPGDNWNS; the protein is encoded by the coding sequence ATGAAGTTCAGCGACGGGTACTGGCAGGTGCGAGCAGGTTTCAGCGTCCAGAGGCCGGCCGAGATCGCCGAGATCACCTCCGACGGGACCACTCTGCGCGCGCTGGCTCCGACCACGGCGTCCACCGGGCGCGGTTGGGACCTGAACCTGGCGACGGCGACGATCTGCTTCTCCTCGCCGATGACGGACGTCATCCGGGTCCGGATCGAACATCACGCCGGAGCGCTGGACCCCGGTCCGCACTTCGAGCTGCCCGGAGCCTCGGATTCCTGCGTCCCGACGATCGAGATCGACGGGACATCGGCAAGTTTCACCTCCGGTGAGCTGACCGCCCGGATCAGCCGGGGCCATCCGCTGCGGATCGACTTCGCGGCGGGCGGCCGGGTGCTGACCAGCAGCCTGCCGAGGGGTATCGGTCTCGCGACCGATGACGGCGGTCGAAGGCATGTGTTCCAACAGCTCTCGCTCGGGGTCGGCGATCTCGTCTACGGGCTCGGCGAGCGTTTCGGGCCCGTGGTCAAGAACGGCCAGAGCGTGGAGATCTGGAACGCCGACGGCGGTACGGCGAGCGAGCAGGCCTACAAGAATGTTCCGTTCTTCCTGACGAACGCCGGCTACGGCGTCCTGGTCAACCATCCGGAGCGGGTGTCGTTCGAGATCGGGTCGGAAGCGGTCACCCGGACCCAGTTCTCGGTGCCCGGCGAGTATCTCGAGTACTTCGTCATCAACGGCCCGAGCCCGAAGGACATCCTGTCCCGCTACACGGAATTGACCGGACGTCCGCCCCGGGTACCGAACTGGTCGCTCGGACTCTGGTTGTCCACCTCGTTCACGACCAGCTACGACGAGGCCACCGTCTGCGGTCTCATCGACGGGATGGCACAGCGCGAGATCCCCCTGTCCGTCTTTCATTTCGACTGCTACTGGATGCGCGCATTCCGGCTCTGCGACTTCGAGTGGGACCCGGAGACCTTCCCGGAGCCGGAGGCGATGCTGGCCAGGCTCAAGAACCGGGGTCTCAAGATCTGCGTCTGGATCAATCCCTACATCGCCCAGCAGTCTGCATTGTTCGCCGAGGGACTCGCCGGCGGATACCTGGTGAAGCGTCCGGACGGCAGCGTCTGGCAGTGGGACATGTGGCAGGCCGGGATGGCACTGGTCGACTTCACCAATCCGGCCGCATCAGCCTGGTACACCGGTCATCTCGGCAGGCTGCTCGATCAGGGGGTCGACGCGTTCAAGACCGATTTCGGTGAACGCGTACCGACGGACGTGGTGTGGCACGACGGCGCGGACCCGCAGCGGATGCACAACTACTACGCGCAGCTCTACCAGCGGGCGGTGTTCGATCTCCTCCGGGGGCGCCGCGGTGAGGGTGAGGCCGTGGTCTTCGCACGGTCGGCGACGACCGGCGGACAGCAGTTCCCGGTCCACTGGGGCGGCGACTCGGAATCGACCTACGTCTCGATGGCCGAGACCCTGCGTGGGGGCCTCTCTTTGGCCTGCAGCGGGTTCGGCTACTGGTCACACGACATCGGCGGCTTCGAGGGCACACCGGATCCCGAGGTGTTCAAGCGATGGCTGGCCTTCGGGCTGCTGTCGAGCCACAGTCGCCTGCACGGCAGCGGGTCGGTCAGGGTGCCGTGGGCCTTCGGCGACGAGGCGGTCGAGGTCGCCCGCAAGTTCACCCGGCTCAAGCTCTCCCTGCTGCCCTACCTCGGTCGGATCATCACCGAGGCAGCGGATCTCGGGCATCCGGTGATGCGCCCGATGCTCCTGGAGTTCCCGCACGACCGAGCGGTCGCCCACCTGGACACCCAGTACATGCTCGGTGATGCCCTCCTGGTCGCGCCGGTCTTCTCCGGGCCGGGCGACGTCGAGTACTACCTGCCCGAAGGCGTCTGGACCCAGCTGTTGACCGGCGACAAGGTGACCGGAGGCCGGTGGGTCAGGGAGAAGCACGCGTTCGACTCGCTACCTTTGCTGGTGCGGCCGGGCACCGTGCTGCCGATCGGGGCCAGATCGGACACCACCGACTACGACCTCGCCGACGCTGTTGCGCTGCACCTGTTCGAACTCCCCGACGGTTTCCGCAGCGAGACCACCATCGGGGGATCACGCTTCGTGGTGGAGCGACGCGGCCGCGACGTGACCGCCAGTCGGGTGACCGGCGATCTCCCGTGGTCGGTCGTCGTCGACGGCGTCGTTTCAGTGGTACCCGGCGACAACTGGAATTCCTGA
- a CDS encoding Gfo/Idh/MocA family protein produces the protein MTFRTIPADGQPLGVVLVGVGGMGRSWLKAISECDEVQLVGLVDLDTAAASTLAASLPGAVAVGSDAVEVSVRGGGQAVIDVTVPAAHHPVTTVALFAGLPVLGEKPVASTVAQGLSLAAAAEVTGELFMVSQSRRYNQQLWDFKDRMASTGTAGVLTTEFFKAPHFGGFRDEMDHPLLLDMAIHQLDSARYLLDCDPVSVYCEEYNPGWSWYRGDAGCTAIFEMATGARYVFTGSWCSPGLETSWNGAWRSSAEFGTARWNGDDPPEVERVGPVIEVPAPGRRLRGDGIAGSLREFVQALRTGEEPMGEVHDNVTSLAMVEAAIESNATGRRVSLESIMSRALDGALRAEQRGEVAVVLKSWHAAGGYPTR, from the coding sequence ATGACGTTCAGAACGATCCCGGCCGACGGGCAGCCCCTGGGGGTGGTGCTCGTCGGGGTCGGTGGCATGGGCCGTTCCTGGCTGAAGGCCATCTCCGAATGCGACGAGGTGCAGTTGGTCGGGCTGGTCGATCTGGACACCGCGGCCGCCTCGACCCTGGCCGCGTCGCTGCCGGGAGCGGTCGCTGTGGGCTCGGATGCGGTGGAGGTCTCCGTGCGCGGCGGCGGGCAGGCCGTCATCGACGTCACGGTTCCGGCGGCGCACCATCCGGTCACCACGGTAGCGCTCTTCGCCGGACTTCCGGTGCTGGGCGAGAAGCCGGTGGCATCGACGGTGGCGCAGGGTCTTTCGCTGGCCGCAGCGGCGGAGGTGACGGGCGAGCTGTTCATGGTCAGCCAGTCCCGGCGCTACAACCAGCAGCTGTGGGACTTCAAGGATCGGATGGCCTCGACCGGAACCGCCGGGGTGCTCACCACCGAGTTCTTCAAGGCGCCGCACTTCGGCGGGTTCCGCGACGAGATGGACCACCCCCTGCTGCTGGACATGGCCATCCACCAGCTGGACTCGGCCCGGTACCTGCTCGACTGCGATCCCGTGTCGGTGTACTGCGAGGAGTACAACCCGGGGTGGAGCTGGTATCGCGGCGATGCGGGATGCACCGCCATCTTCGAGATGGCCACCGGGGCCCGGTATGTGTTCACCGGATCGTGGTGCAGTCCGGGTCTGGAGACCTCGTGGAACGGTGCGTGGCGTTCCAGCGCCGAGTTCGGTACAGCCCGGTGGAACGGAGACGATCCGCCCGAGGTCGAACGGGTCGGCCCGGTGATCGAGGTACCCGCACCCGGACGCAGACTGCGGGGCGACGGGATCGCGGGCTCGTTGCGTGAGTTCGTGCAGGCACTGCGGACCGGCGAGGAGCCGATGGGCGAGGTGCACGACAACGTCACCAGCCTGGCGATGGTCGAGGCGGCGATCGAGTCGAACGCCACCGGTCGGCGGGTGTCACTGGAGTCCATCATGTCCCGCGCGCTGGACGGTGCGCTCCGAGCGGAACAGCGCGGGGAGGTTGCTGTCGTGCTGAAGTCCTGGCATGCAGCCGGCGGGTACCCGACCCGATGA
- a CDS encoding carbohydrate ABC transporter permease: MTMSTTGRRDGRKVRHGRERLFQWLFLAPAVLYMLLFFGYPVVKNITMSFQDYTSSTFFSGLAPWVGFQNYSTVMGMPVFTKALVNTALFTIGSIVGQFVLGMALAVFFRNRFRLSGILRSLLLLPWLLPLIVSSAIWKWILDTDSGALNEFLKGAGLITTGVPWLTRTSVALIAVIVVNIWIGIPFNVTILYGGLQDIPEDLYEAGSLDGATGWKAFRSITWPLLRPVVSVVLVLGVVYTIKVLDIILGLTNGGPANATQTIATQSYLLSFGQFEFGQGAALGNILIAISLIFAIFYLRATRRAVDE; the protein is encoded by the coding sequence ATGACGATGTCGACCACCGGGCGTCGTGACGGTCGCAAGGTCCGTCACGGCCGGGAACGACTTTTCCAATGGCTCTTCCTGGCCCCTGCTGTGCTCTACATGCTGTTGTTCTTCGGATATCCCGTCGTCAAGAACATCACGATGAGCTTCCAGGACTACACCTCGAGCACCTTCTTCTCCGGACTCGCGCCGTGGGTGGGTTTTCAGAACTACTCGACGGTGATGGGCATGCCCGTCTTCACCAAGGCCCTCGTCAACACCGCACTCTTCACCATCGGATCGATCGTCGGGCAGTTCGTCCTCGGCATGGCTCTGGCGGTGTTCTTCCGCAACCGGTTCCGGCTCTCCGGAATCCTGCGGTCACTGCTGCTGCTGCCGTGGCTGCTCCCGCTGATCGTTTCCAGTGCCATCTGGAAATGGATCCTGGACACCGACAGTGGCGCGCTCAACGAGTTTCTCAAAGGCGCCGGTCTGATCACGACCGGGGTGCCATGGCTGACGCGCACCTCGGTCGCGCTGATCGCGGTCATCGTGGTCAACATCTGGATCGGGATCCCGTTCAACGTGACGATTCTCTACGGCGGCCTCCAGGACATCCCGGAGGATCTGTACGAGGCCGGATCGCTGGACGGTGCCACCGGGTGGAAGGCCTTCCGGAGCATCACCTGGCCACTGCTGCGACCGGTGGTCAGCGTCGTTCTGGTGCTGGGCGTGGTCTACACGATCAAGGTGCTGGACATCATTCTCGGGCTCACCAACGGTGGCCCGGCGAATGCCACCCAGACCATCGCCACCCAGTCGTACCTGTTGTCGTTCGGGCAGTTCGAGTTCGGGCAGGGAGCCGCGCTCGGCAACATCCTGATCGCGATCTCGTTGATCTTCGCCATCTTCTATCTGCGGGCCACCCGGCGCGCGGTCGACGAGTAG
- a CDS encoding carbohydrate ABC transporter permease → MTTTSAPPVIRPARVSSRKQQRSWINTVLGVLFLAIMLFPVYWMVNASLQPGGGALSTSWFPTHRDFSGYRTAISEQGTHLLTSLIIAIGSVVFSLIIATPAAYALAQFRIRGTNLVLFGILISQMIPGIVVANALYSAYNDLGILNTYGGLILADSSAGIPFAILIMRAYMTTIPKPIIEAARVDGAGHFRAFFYVVIPVSRNALITGALFTFLFTWSDFLFALTLTTGDSVQPVTLGIFQYIGSHVQDWSSVMATAVLASLPAVILLVLAQKFIAAGATGGAVK, encoded by the coding sequence ATGACGACAACCTCTGCCCCGCCGGTGATCAGGCCCGCCCGGGTGTCCTCCCGGAAGCAGCAGCGGTCCTGGATCAACACGGTCCTGGGCGTGCTGTTCCTGGCGATCATGCTGTTCCCGGTCTACTGGATGGTGAACGCCTCGCTCCAGCCCGGTGGCGGTGCGCTGAGCACCAGCTGGTTCCCGACCCACCGGGACTTCTCGGGGTACCGGACCGCGATCAGCGAGCAGGGTACGCACCTGCTGACCAGCCTGATCATCGCGATCGGCAGCGTGGTGTTCTCGTTGATCATCGCGACACCTGCGGCGTATGCGCTGGCGCAGTTCAGGATCCGGGGCACCAACCTGGTCCTGTTCGGCATCCTGATCAGCCAGATGATCCCCGGCATCGTGGTCGCCAACGCGCTGTACAGCGCCTACAACGACCTCGGTATCCTGAACACCTACGGCGGGCTGATCCTGGCCGACTCCAGCGCCGGGATCCCGTTCGCCATCCTGATCATGCGCGCCTACATGACGACCATTCCCAAACCCATCATCGAGGCCGCGAGAGTCGATGGTGCCGGGCATTTCCGGGCGTTCTTCTACGTGGTGATCCCGGTCAGCCGCAATGCCTTGATCACCGGGGCGTTGTTCACCTTCCTGTTCACCTGGAGTGATTTCCTGTTCGCCCTGACCCTGACGACCGGGGACAGCGTCCAGCCCGTCACACTGGGGATCTTCCAGTACATCGGGTCGCACGTGCAGGATTGGAGTTCGGTGATGGCCACAGCCGTGCTGGCCTCCCTTCCGGCCGTCATCCTCCTGGTGCTGGCCCAGAAGTTCATCGCCGCCGGTGCCACCGGCGGGGCCGTCAAATAG
- the argG gene encoding argininosuccinate synthase: MSKVLTSLPVGERVGIAFSGGLDTSVAVAWMRSKGAVPCTYTADIGQYDEPDLTSVPLRAREYGAQIARVVDCRAALVEEGLVALACGAFHIRTGGTTYFNTTPLGRAVTGTLLVRAMHSDGVDIWGDGSTYKGNDIERFYRYGLLANPRLRIYKPWLDEAFVNELGGRKEMSEWLLAQGLPYRDSVEKAYSTDANIWGATHEAKTLEFLDSSIEIVQPIMGVAHWDQSIQIPAEDVTIAFRQGRPVAVNGVEFPDPVALVHEANTIGGRHGLGMSDQIENRIIEAKSRGIYEAPGMALLFIAYERLINGIHNEDTLASYHNDGRRLGRLLYEGRWLDPQSLMLRESLQRWVGNAVTGEVTLRLRRGNDYSILRTSGPNFSYHPEKLSMERTEDAAFGPTDRIGQLTMRNLDIADSRAKLELYASLGQLDAEQTLVGKLEAGESQAIANLQIPPDGGIDDANERSSMELGTD; encoded by the coding sequence GTGTCCAAAGTCCTCACTTCACTGCCGGTCGGCGAGCGCGTCGGCATCGCCTTCTCCGGCGGCCTCGATACGTCCGTCGCCGTCGCCTGGATGCGCTCCAAGGGAGCCGTCCCGTGTACGTACACCGCCGACATCGGGCAGTACGACGAGCCGGACCTGACGAGCGTTCCGTTGCGCGCCAGGGAGTACGGCGCCCAGATCGCCCGCGTGGTCGACTGCCGCGCAGCGCTGGTCGAGGAGGGCCTCGTCGCACTGGCCTGCGGCGCGTTCCACATCCGTACCGGCGGCACGACGTACTTCAACACCACCCCACTCGGGCGGGCCGTCACCGGGACGCTGCTGGTCCGGGCGATGCATTCCGACGGCGTCGACATCTGGGGTGACGGTTCCACCTACAAGGGCAACGACATCGAGCGGTTCTACCGCTACGGGCTGCTGGCCAACCCGCGTCTGCGGATCTACAAGCCGTGGCTCGACGAGGCCTTCGTCAACGAGCTCGGTGGCCGCAAGGAGATGAGCGAGTGGTTGCTCGCCCAGGGCCTGCCCTACCGGGACAGCGTGGAGAAGGCGTACTCGACCGACGCCAACATCTGGGGCGCCACCCATGAGGCCAAGACCCTCGAGTTCCTGGACAGCTCCATCGAGATCGTCCAGCCCATCATGGGTGTGGCCCACTGGGACCAGTCGATCCAGATCCCCGCCGAGGATGTGACGATTGCCTTCCGGCAGGGCCGGCCGGTGGCCGTCAACGGCGTCGAATTTCCCGATCCGGTGGCCCTGGTGCACGAGGCCAACACCATCGGCGGCCGTCACGGCCTCGGCATGTCCGACCAGATCGAGAACCGCATCATCGAAGCGAAGTCCCGCGGCATCTACGAGGCCCCCGGGATGGCGCTGCTGTTCATCGCCTACGAGCGGCTGATCAACGGCATCCACAACGAGGACACCCTGGCCAGCTACCACAACGACGGCCGTCGGCTGGGTCGGTTGCTCTACGAGGGCCGCTGGCTCGACCCCCAGTCCTTGATGCTCCGGGAGTCGCTGCAGCGCTGGGTCGGCAACGCGGTGACCGGCGAGGTGACGCTGAGACTGCGCCGTGGCAACGACTACTCGATCCTGCGCACCTCCGGACCGAACTTCAGCTACCACCCGGAGAAGCTCTCGATGGAGCGCACCGAGGACGCCGCGTTCGGTCCGACCGACCGGATCGGCCAGCTGACGATGCGCAACCTGGACATCGCGGACTCCCGCGCCAAGCTCGAGCTCTACGCCTCGCTCGGCCAGCTGGATGCCGAGCAGACGTTGGTCGGCAAGCTCGAAGCGGGCGAGTCGCAGGCCATCGCGAACCTGCAGATCCCGCCGGACGGCGGCATCGACGACGCCAACGAGCGCTCCAGCATGGAGCTCGGGACCGATTGA
- a CDS encoding GH1 family beta-glucosidase, producing MTSTRTFPDGFLWGSATASYQIEGAVAEGGRGPSIWDTYSHTPGRVLNGDTGDVADDHYHRWAQDVGHIKNLGLHAYRFSISWPRVQPGGSGEFNPEGIRFYSDLVDGLIAAGVQPVATLYHWDLPQELEDEGGWTNRETALKFADYAERMAHELGDRISVWTTLNEPWCAAYLGYASGVHAPGRTDGAAALAAVHHLNLAHGLAGRAIRSVLGADTKLSVTLNLHVTHPDDPSSPDDLDAVRRIDELGNEAFLLPMLEGRYPSQLMADTAAVTDWAFVQDGDLELINVPLSVLGVNYYSSSRARKYDGVGERQQADGHGNATASPWVGADDVEFLPQPGPHTAMGWNIDPASFTELLVKVGGRYPDLPLMITENGAAFYDEVSADGRIHDVARVDYLYRHLDAVGAAIDAGVDVRGYFVWSLLDNFEWSFGYDRRFGIIRVDFGTLERTWKDSAHWYSALVTTNSLPNRAVTYR from the coding sequence ATGACGAGCACCCGCACTTTCCCGGACGGCTTCCTGTGGGGGTCGGCCACGGCGTCCTACCAGATCGAGGGGGCAGTCGCCGAAGGCGGTCGTGGACCGTCCATCTGGGACACCTACAGCCACACCCCCGGCCGCGTGCTGAACGGCGATACCGGTGACGTCGCGGACGACCACTACCACCGGTGGGCGCAGGACGTCGGGCACATCAAGAACCTCGGCCTGCACGCCTACCGGTTCTCGATCTCGTGGCCGCGGGTGCAGCCGGGCGGCTCCGGCGAGTTCAACCCCGAAGGCATCAGGTTCTACTCGGATCTGGTCGACGGACTGATCGCGGCCGGTGTGCAGCCGGTCGCCACGCTCTACCACTGGGACCTGCCGCAGGAGCTCGAGGACGAGGGCGGCTGGACGAACCGCGAGACCGCGCTGAAGTTCGCCGACTACGCGGAGCGGATGGCGCACGAGCTCGGGGATCGCATCTCGGTCTGGACCACCCTGAACGAGCCGTGGTGTGCCGCCTATCTGGGCTATGCCTCCGGCGTGCACGCCCCCGGCCGTACCGATGGCGCCGCCGCGCTGGCCGCGGTCCACCATCTCAACCTCGCCCACGGTCTGGCCGGGCGCGCCATCCGGTCCGTCCTCGGCGCAGACACGAAGCTGTCGGTCACCCTGAACCTGCACGTCACGCACCCGGACGACCCGTCGTCGCCGGACGACCTGGATGCCGTCAGGCGGATCGACGAACTCGGCAACGAGGCGTTCCTGCTGCCGATGCTGGAGGGGAGGTACCCGTCGCAGCTGATGGCGGACACCGCCGCCGTCACCGACTGGGCGTTCGTGCAGGACGGCGACCTCGAGCTGATCAACGTGCCGCTCAGCGTGCTCGGCGTCAACTACTACTCGTCCAGCCGGGCCCGCAAGTACGACGGCGTCGGCGAGAGGCAGCAGGCGGACGGGCACGGCAACGCGACGGCCAGCCCGTGGGTGGGGGCCGACGACGTGGAATTCCTCCCGCAACCCGGCCCGCATACCGCGATGGGCTGGAACATCGACCCTGCCTCGTTCACCGAGCTGCTGGTGAAGGTCGGCGGCCGCTATCCGGACCTACCGCTGATGATCACCGAGAACGGCGCGGCCTTCTACGACGAGGTGTCCGCTGACGGACGGATCCACGACGTGGCCAGGGTGGACTACCTGTACCGGCACCTTGACGCCGTCGGTGCCGCGATCGACGCCGGCGTGGATGTGCGGGGGTACTTCGTCTGGTCGCTGCTGGACAACTTCGAGTGGTCGTTCGGCTACGACCGCCGCTTCGGCATCATCCGCGTCGACTTCGGGACGCTGGAGCGCACCTGGAAGGACTCCGCTCACTGGTACTCCGCGCTGGTCACAACCAACTCGCTCCCGAACCGCGCCGTCACCTACCGCTAG
- a CDS encoding ThuA domain-containing protein yields MSALRVLVWGENRHEQVEPQVAQRYPNGMHGAIADGIRENLGSAARVRTAVLDDPQHGLTEEVLADTDVLTWWGHAAHSEVDDEVVDRVHRHVLAGMGLVVLHSGHWSKILGKLMGTSCTLRWRSEHDRELVWTVDPTHPIAQGVPNPIVIEEQEMYGELFDIPVPDELVFISGFTGGEVFRSGCTFKRGFGKIFYFSPGDQDFPVYFHQDVRRVISNGVQWARTVRPERSDPTLLRYDTDDFYTGHDYRGAIQVDA; encoded by the coding sequence ATGTCAGCACTTCGTGTCCTGGTCTGGGGCGAGAACCGCCACGAGCAGGTCGAACCCCAGGTGGCGCAGCGGTACCCGAACGGCATGCACGGGGCCATCGCCGACGGCATCCGGGAGAACCTCGGGTCGGCGGCCCGCGTGCGGACCGCGGTGCTCGACGATCCCCAGCACGGACTGACCGAGGAGGTCCTCGCGGACACCGACGTGCTGACCTGGTGGGGGCACGCCGCCCACTCCGAGGTGGACGACGAGGTGGTCGACCGGGTCCACCGACATGTGTTGGCGGGCATGGGACTGGTGGTGCTCCACTCCGGTCACTGGTCCAAGATCCTCGGCAAGCTGATGGGCACGAGCTGCACCCTGCGCTGGCGCAGCGAGCACGACCGGGAGCTGGTCTGGACGGTCGACCCGACCCATCCCATCGCGCAGGGCGTCCCGAACCCCATCGTCATCGAGGAACAGGAGATGTACGGTGAACTCTTCGACATCCCGGTCCCCGACGAGCTGGTCTTCATCAGCGGCTTCACCGGTGGCGAGGTGTTCCGCAGCGGCTGCACGTTCAAGCGCGGATTTGGCAAGATCTTCTACTTCTCCCCGGGCGACCAGGACTTTCCGGTGTACTTCCACCAGGATGTCCGCCGCGTGATCTCCAACGGTGTGCAGTGGGCGAGGACGGTCCGGCCCGAACGCTCCGACCCCACCCTGCTCCGCTACGACACCGACGATTTCTACACCGGTCACGACTACCGCGGGGCCATCCAGGTCGACGCCTGA